The following proteins are co-located in the Plasmodium brasilianum strain Bolivian I chromosome 11, whole genome shotgun sequence genome:
- a CDS encoding CRAL/TRIO domain-containing protein, with protein sequence MELSRGKVVIEKKINEYTIDENVFFFEPNKEDVYDKNAKLRYIFHNTFINTEEEIAISEFKRYCKNKSLKINKIFFENECLRYLYSAQFDFAKALELIKSNFEFRLSDVLPIKEKDVIHDINKGVMYWHGRDKKCRPIMIINLLNIELLDVEKLTNLFFFCFEFFLKYLCIPGKVENYISLIDCSGISMSKFPMSTFMKLLEIMNSKYRCRLFRMYIIDAPKFFKTFGKSFLNFAPSYMTKKLKILDTNYVPYLREEILETQLERKYGGIQEIKNNIFYPFSFYPNCYHIKEEVEEEIGKNSYVKFDVFNEINKKVYEYVTSGYSMHLKLIENSNKEEMKKQCSYLNEELNYSNKFKKSSSSNNGLSKKKKKKKKLSGNDYFLNKNFINSVMKEEYHVDNNSFLKNNKYINSKCKYIVNAGSSHIWFFKIKHLYLPNITVSYLISRFPFLISHLIVKSNFNSMRCYFKYIENNITVEALTHNTTASSRRKNGGSNGRDGRRSSGTSGNCHHSIAHTLNTSNIMPSVRNTEEDHSTLNIIKSLSSFNMSSNYEKESNKEKGKLRYTNKLKINNKKFENTVIQERCNIDDEKKKEIELDEEEAKTSEIKFYKNSVSIFEDNSKNSLVAEGHILNNNYTYSNKEDNKQGKKSFYKIKAANSLFMEEFTEQYEKIEYAENAFLNKIGLDCNACNNAQQKFENTGAAEICLGKTAMDFQKVYKNGASSSSVSSDSPSGSSSSHTDSRSRHTGSSSRHAGSSSRHTGSSSRHTGSSSRHTGSSSRHTGSSSRHTDSNGKYSAYNNALQNDNCGVKLSSKKPIISLKPIFPKRLDYDPSSYKKNSATTTANNTNYSKSTNCANTTNYTYTTNGANINDSNSRSSKVSKSPYKKLTTENKFQEDTLDDSTSDNQYYNKSNILCNLSQSDTNVTNTIDHELRNENKKKNVKLSQSASDINTNIKSNVSEEGKKKLKKIKIIGLQFFNKTASKT encoded by the coding sequence ATGGAACTGTCGAGAGGAAAGGTGGTAATtgagaaaaagataaatgaaTACACAATAGATGagaatgtatttttttttgaaccaAATAAGGAAGATGTGTATGACAAAAATGCAAAACTGAGatacatttttcataatacCTTTATTAACACAGAAGAAGAAATTGCAATAAGTGAATTTAAAagatattgtaaaaataaatcgttaaaaataaataagatatTCTTTGAAAATGAGTGTTTGCGCTATTTGTACTCAGCGCAGTTTGACTTTGCAAAAGCGttagaattaataaaaagtaattttgAATTTCGGTTATCTGATGTTCTTcctataaaagaaaaagatgttatacatgatattaataaaggGGTAATGTATTGGCATGGGAGagataaaaaatgtagacctataatgataataaatttattaaatattgaaTTGTTGGATGTTGAAAAGTTAacgaatttattttttttttgttttgaattttttttaaaatatttgtgtatCCCCGGAAAagtagaaaattatatatcctTAATTGATTGTTCAGGTATATCAATGTCAAAATTTCCAATGTCTACATTTATGAAGTTATTAGAAATTATGAATTCAAAATATCGATGTAGATTGTTTAGGATGTATATAATTGATGCAcccaaattttttaaaacatttggaaaatcttttttaaattttgcaCCATCCTATATgactaaaaaattaaaaattttagataCCAATTACGTGCCTTATCTAAGAGAGGAAATCTTAGAAACACAATTAGAAAGGAAGTATGGAGGAATACAAgaaatcaaaaataatatattttatcctttttccttttaccCCAACTGTTATCATATAAAGGAGGAGGTGGAGGaagaaataggaaaaaaCAGTTATGTCAAGTTTGATGTTTTTAAcgagataaataaaaaagtgtaTGAATATGTAACCTCAGGATATTCGATGCACTTGAAGTTAATagaaaatagtaataaagaAGAGATGAAAAAACAGTGCTCCTATTTAAATGAGGAATtaaattatagtaataaatttaagaagagtagtagtagtaataacgGTCTAagtaagaagaaaaaaaagaaaaaaaaactaagcGGAAATGATTATTTTCTGAACAAAAATTTCATCAATTCAGTTATGAAGGAAGAATATCATGTGGATAATAATagttttttgaaaaataataaatatatcaattcaaaatgtaaatatattgttaatgCTGGAAGTTCACATATAtggttttttaaaataaaacatttatatttgcCGAATATAACCGTTAGTTATTTAATAAGTAGGTTTCCCTTTTTAATAAGCCATCTCATTGTTAAGTCAAATTTTAACTCAATGAGGTGctattttaagtatatagAGAACAATATAACAGTCGAGGCGCTGACTCACAATACTACTGCAAGTAgcagaagaaaaaatgggGGGAGCAACGGAAGGGATGGTAGACGAAGTAGTGGAACAAGTGGTAATTGTCATCATAGCATAGCACATACATTGAACACATCGAATATCATGCCATCGGTAAGAAACACAGAAGAAGACCATAGTACATTAAATATCATAAAATCGTTAAGTAGCTTCAATATGAGTAGTAACTATGAAAAGGAAagtaataaagaaaaaggaaaattacgATATACCAacaagttaaaaataaataataaaaaatttgaaaatacaGTCATACAAGAGAGATGTAATAtagatgatgaaaaaaaaaaggagattGAGTTAGATGAAGAAGAGGCCAAAACTAGTGAAATAAAATTCTACAAAAATTCTGTATCCATTTTTGAAGACAACAGTAAAAACTCATTAGTTGCAGAAggtcatattttaaataacaattatacatatagtAATAAAGAAGACAATAAACAAGGTAAGaaaagtttttataaaattaaagcaGCAAATAGTTTATTTATGGAAGAGTTCACAGaacaatatgaaaaaatagaatatgcAGAAAATGCTTTCTTAAATAAGATAGGTCTAGATTGCAATGCTTGTAATAATGCGCAACAGAAATTCGAGAACACAGGAGCTGCTGAAATATGCCTGGGAAAAACAGCAATGGATTTTCAAAAAGTGTATAAAAATGGCGCTTCCAGTAGTAGTGTTAGCAGCGATAGTCCTAGcggtagtagtagtagtcaTACTGATAGCAGAAGTAGGCATACCGGTAGCAGCAGTAGACATGCCGGTAGTAGCAGTAGACATACCGGTAGTAGCAGTAGACATACCGGTAGTAGCAGTAGACATACTGGTAGTAGCAGTAGACATACCGGTAGTAGCAGTAGACATACCGATAGCAACGGTAAGTACAGTGCTTATAATAATGCATTACAAAACGATAACTGTGGTGTCAAATTAAGCTCAAAAAAACCAATAATTAGCCTTAAACCCATTTTTCCAAAAAGGTTAGATTATGACCCATCAAGTTATAAGAAGAATAGTGCTACCACTACTGCGAATAACACCAATTATTCGAAGAGTACGAATTGTGCGAATACTACTAATTACACTTATACTACAAATGGTGCTAATATTAATGACTCTAATTCTCGTAGTTCTAAGGTGTCCAAAAGCCCATATAAGAAATTGACAACTGAAAACAAATTTCAAGAGGACACGTTAGACGATTCTACATCTGATAATCAATATTACAATAAATCGAACATCCTGTGCAATCTTTCTCAATCCGATACAAATGTAACAAACACTATTGATCATGAATTGCgtaatgaaaacaaaaaaaaaaatgtgaaattaTCTCAAAGTGCGTCAGATATTaacacaaatataaaatctAATGTGTCCGAggagggaaaaaagaaactGAAGAAAATTAAGATTATTGgtttgcaattttttaacAAGACGGCTTCTAAAACGTAG
- a CDS encoding 3-oxoacyl-[acyl-carrier-protein] synthase i/ii gives MQTPSMHEHGVAQQGCEAVYSKKYGFIKNNVPRTDKSIFRKVTLYNSYNSRELKKHCETSRVVCTGIGIVTGVGVGIEQFWENLINGYNSIDKITKFDVTDMACGIGSEIDRKNFNPCDFYTNKKDVNRNDDCTHYAVAATRLAIDDAHIDLHKIDSEKVGTIIGSGIGGLSFLEKEMKTLHEKGHKRISPYLIPAMIANTPSGFVSIENNLRGISLGMLSACATSGNTIGEAYRYIKYKEYDVMICGGTEASITPISFAGFNALRALCIGYNDNPKKGCRPFDLKRSGFVMGEGSGILILESYAHAIKRNAKIYGEILEYSSESDAFHITAPEPNGRGLTNSINKAIKNANINISDVKYVNAHGTSTNLNDKIETKVLKNVFKSHSYKLHISSTKSMTGHCIGAAGAIESIVCLKAMETNIIPPTINYEHKDPDCDLNYTPNKSFHSKENIDISLNTNLGFGGHNTALLFGKIAK, from the exons ATGCAAACTCCAAGTATGCACGAACATGGGGTTGCACAACAAGGCTGCGAAGCC GTGTATAGCAAAAAATATGGATTTATCAAGAATAATGTGCCAAGAACTGATAAAAGCATTTTCAGAAAGGTTACGCTGTACAACAGCTACAACTCAAGAGAGTTAAAAAAACACTGCGAa ACATCGAGAGTTGTGTGCACAGGTATTGGTATAGTAACTGGGGTTGGGGTTGGCATAGAACAATTTTGGGAAAATTTAATCAATGGATATAACTCTATTGACAAAATTACCAAATTTGATGTAACAGATATGGCATGTGGAATAGGCAGTGAAATAGacagaaaaaattttaacccATGTgatttttatacaaataaaaaggatgTAAACCGCAATGATGATTGTACTCATTATGCGGTGGCTGCAACAAGATTAGCCATAGATGATGCCCATATTGATTTACATAAAATCGATAGTGAAAAAGTAGGAACTATTATTGGAAGTGGTATTGGTGGTTTGTCTTTTTTAGAAAAGGAAATGAAAACATTACATGAAAAGGGTCATAAAAGAATAAGTCCATACTTAATTCCAGCCATGATTGCAAATACACCTTCAGGTTTTGTGTCTATTGAAAATAATCTAAGAGGAATTTCACTTGGAATGTTAAGTGCTTGTGCCACATCAGGTAATACAATTGGAGAAgcatatagatatataaaatataaggaaTATGATGTTATGATATGCGGGGGAACGGAGGCAAGTATTACACCTATCAGTTTTGCAGGATTTAATGCATTAAGAGCATTATGCATTGGATATAATGATAATCCAAAGAAGGGTTGTAGACCATTTGATTTAAAAAGAAGTGGTTTTGTTATGGGGGAAGGTTCAGGTATTTTAATTCTTGAATCTTATGCACATGCAATTAAGAGAAATGCCAAAATATATGGAGAAATTTTGGAATATTCCTCTGAAAGTGATGCATTTCATATTACTGCCCCTGAACCAAATGGAAGGGGCTTAACTAATTCAATTAACAAAGcaataaaaaatgcaaatataaatatatcggATGTTAAGTATGTGAATGCACATGGGACATCAACTAACTTAAATGACAAAATTGAAACgaaagttttaaaaaatgtctTTAAGTCTCATTCctataaattacatatatccTCAACAAAGAGTATGACTGGTCATTGTATAGGAGCCGCAGGTGCTATTGAATCTATTGTTTGTTTAAAGGCAATGGAAACAAACATTATACCACCAACTATtaattatgaacataaaGATCCTGATTGTGATTTAAATTATACACCTAATAAAAGTTTTCattcaaaagaaaatatagacATTTCcttaaatacaaatttagGATTTGGAGGACATAACACTGCATTATTATTTggaaaaattgcaaaatgA